Proteins co-encoded in one uncultured Fusobacterium sp. genomic window:
- the rplO gene encoding 50S ribosomal protein L15 yields the protein MKLNELMPSVPRKARKRVGRGESSGLGKTSGKGSNGQNSRAGGGVKTYFEGGQMPIYRRVPKRGFSNAIFKKDYALISLDLLNKFEDGAVVTPELLFETGLVRELKDGIKVLGNGTLDKKVTVKAHKVSASAKAAIEAKGGSVEIIEVKTFADVAKNNK from the coding sequence ATGAAATTAAATGAATTAATGCCTTCTGTACCTAGAAAAGCAAGAAAAAGAGTTGGAAGAGGAGAATCTTCAGGATTAGGAAAAACATCTGGAAAAGGAAGTAACGGACAAAACTCAAGAGCAGGTGGAGGAGTTAAAACTTACTTTGAAGGTGGACAAATGCCTATCTATAGAAGAGTTCCCAAAAGAGGTTTCTCTAACGCTATATTCAAAAAAGACTATGCTTTAATAAGCTTAGATTTATTAAATAAATTTGAAGATGGAGCAGTAGTTACTCCAGAACTTTTATTCGAAACTGGATTAGTAAGAGAATTAAAAGATGGAATCAAAGTTTTAGGAAATGGAACTTTAGATAAAAAAGTAACTGTAAAAGCTCACAAAGTTTCTGCATCTGCTAAAGCAGCTATCGAAGCTAAAGGTGGATCTGTAGAAATTATAGAAGTTAAAACTTTTGCTGATGTTGCTAAAAACAATAAGTAA
- the rpmD gene encoding 50S ribosomal protein L30: protein MVKLRIELVKSIIGRKPNHIATVKSLGLKKMNDVVEHVETPELKGKLAQVSYLLKVEEVQA, encoded by the coding sequence ATGGTAAAGCTTAGAATAGAGCTTGTAAAAAGCATAATCGGAAGAAAGCCTAACCACATAGCAACTGTAAAGTCGCTAGGGCTTAAGAAGATGAATGATGTAGTGGAGCATGTTGAAACTCCTGAATTAAAAGGAAAACTTGCTCAAGTTTCTTACTTACTTAAAGTAGAGGAGGTGCAAGCATAA